A stretch of Candidatus Beckwithbacteria bacterium DNA encodes these proteins:
- a CDS encoding glycosyltransferase family 39 protein, translated as MQKINKTIAHYFTYLLLAILFILSINLSYNAIFRHFDHDEYEHIHTTWYLTQSQLPYKDFYQHHNPLFWYALAPIVAIFNSSSSVLIAGRIFMLLQVLAMGFLVFKITKLITKNIQTSLLAPIFLFSTPFFIEKSYEIRPDVPQVLFGLASIYFLFHFLETKRVKSWILSAVLATFSFLFLQKTIFLLIAYVPVFLYLLVTKKIAIKHILFYGLAFLAPLLLFAIYLYGNQIFPDYILTNWLMNNSRTDSFSPTWIIKTNYGAFFFSITIISSIVLLLFKKFSLSTKIVAFLALALLASILMVNYPYLQYFLFPLPLLSVCLAIFISKIHLKFNPKSKLIFTILGSIGILALSFFYGKWQITLPVFIVLIILSAIYLGLHYKKLVYGQIPQLCLIILLILPAYYFSYETATQKSNSLDRKVIDLVLTNSRPTDKVYDGNINYNLFRPDLHYFWYSIGKDRGLDTYNRLTNNKYGDFNTCNLVITYKPKFISDYGLDIKTCGLEGTYMEVINRGQYLDAIYIRKN; from the coding sequence ATGCAAAAAATAAATAAAACCATAGCCCACTATTTCACTTACTTGCTTTTAGCAATCTTATTTATTCTAAGTATTAATCTGTCTTACAATGCTATTTTTAGACATTTTGACCATGATGAATATGAACACATTCATACTACCTGGTACCTTACTCAAAGCCAACTCCCATACAAAGATTTTTACCAACACCACAATCCTCTGTTTTGGTACGCCTTAGCACCAATAGTTGCTATTTTTAATAGTAGCTCTTCGGTTTTGATAGCTGGGCGAATTTTCATGCTTTTACAAGTCTTAGCTATGGGTTTTTTAGTTTTTAAAATCACTAAGCTTATTACTAAAAATATTCAAACTTCACTACTAGCTCCTATTTTTTTATTTTCAACTCCATTTTTCATTGAAAAAAGTTATGAGATCCGTCCCGATGTGCCACAGGTCCTTTTTGGACTAGCTTCTATCTACTTTCTCTTTCATTTTCTGGAAACTAAAAGAGTGAAATCTTGGATCTTATCAGCCGTACTTGCCACTTTTTCTTTTCTTTTTTTACAAAAAACTATTTTTTTACTGATAGCCTATGTTCCGGTTTTTTTATATTTACTAGTTACTAAAAAAATAGCTATTAAACACATTTTGTTTTACGGCTTGGCATTTTTAGCTCCTCTTTTACTTTTTGCTATTTATTTATATGGTAATCAGATATTTCCTGATTATATTCTAACTAACTGGCTAATGAACAATAGTCGCACTGATTCTTTCTCGCCCACTTGGATTATAAAGACTAATTATGGAGCCTTTTTCTTTAGTATAACTATAATTAGCTCAATTGTTCTTTTACTTTTCAAAAAGTTTTCGCTTTCTACAAAAATCGTTGCTTTTTTGGCTCTTGCCTTACTAGCATCTATATTAATGGTAAACTATCCCTATCTTCAGTATTTTTTATTTCCATTACCATTACTTAGTGTTTGTTTGGCGATTTTTATCAGCAAAATTCATTTAAAATTTAATCCTAAATCAAAGCTTATATTCACTATTTTAGGATCAATTGGTATTTTAGCCTTATCTTTTTTTTATGGGAAATGGCAAATTACATTGCCTGTTTTTATAGTTTTAATTATTTTGTCTGCAATATATTTGGGTTTGCATTATAAAAAGTTGGTTTATGGGCAAATTCCCCAACTTTGTTTGATTATTTTATTGATTTTACCTGCTTATTATTTTTCTTATGAAACTGCTACTCAAAAAAGCAACAGCTTAGATCGAAAAGTGATTGATTTGGTTCTTACCAATTCAAGACCAACTGATAAAGTTTATGACGGCAATATCAACTATAATTTATTCCGTCCTGATCTACATTATTTTTGGTATTCGATTGGCAAAGACAGGGGACTGGATACGTATAATCGTTTGACCAATAATAAGTATGGTGACTTTAATACCTGCAATTTAGTTATAACGTATAAACCTAAATTTATCTCTGACTATGGTTTAGATATAAAAACTTGCGGCCTGGAAGGAACATATATGGAAGTAATTAATCGAGGCCAGTATTTAGATGCGATTTATATCCGTAAAAACTAA
- a CDS encoding flippase-like domain-containing protein, whose translation MKNKSWLIHFFSLGLGFFLLFLLIKKIGTNDFWQILKHTSLLWLLIAIATYCSSWFFRTLRLQKFTTFNQGQISFFNLFKLRISGFALNSLLPGKLGDAATIGYLKLHGLKIGPSAAIVFQVRVLDLLSFILLSLPALLLFKDKSNQPLNQLLLVSAIVILIIFAITLTDKHTGFGRWFRLFGKRFSNLKLQKVFDKLADLYESYTAMVAHKRFLIISILLSLLIWFIEGLTAFVVAKAIGSTISLPLLIVALSLANISKIFPITPGGIGIYETVFASSLSFFGIPFDQALMVGIFDHNLKKLFNIVIGIPFTSTTSKKFLKL comes from the coding sequence ATGAAAAATAAATCTTGGCTCATTCATTTTTTTTCTCTTGGTCTTGGGTTTTTCCTGCTTTTTTTGTTAATTAAAAAAATTGGCACTAATGATTTTTGGCAAATCTTAAAACATACTTCCTTGCTTTGGCTGTTAATTGCTATTGCTACATATTGTTCGTCTTGGTTTTTTCGAACTTTACGTTTACAAAAATTTACGACTTTCAACCAGGGGCAAATTTCCTTTTTTAATCTTTTTAAACTACGGATTTCTGGCTTTGCCCTCAATTCATTGTTACCGGGAAAACTAGGTGATGCGGCCACTATTGGCTATCTTAAACTTCATGGTCTTAAAATCGGTCCTAGTGCTGCCATTGTGTTCCAAGTTAGAGTTTTAGATTTATTGTCTTTTATTTTACTGTCCCTACCGGCTTTACTTCTTTTTAAAGATAAAAGCAATCAGCCACTCAACCAGCTTTTACTTGTCAGTGCTATTGTTATTTTAATAATTTTTGCAATTACACTAACCGATAAACACACCGGTTTTGGGCGGTGGTTTCGGCTTTTTGGCAAAAGATTTTCCAATTTAAAACTGCAAAAAGTTTTTGATAAATTAGCTGATTTATATGAAAGCTATACCGCCATGGTTGCTCACAAACGTTTTCTGATAATCTCAATTTTGTTATCACTACTTATTTGGTTTATTGAGGGTCTAACGGCTTTTGTAGTTGCCAAAGCCATTGGTAGCACTATAAGCTTGCCGCTACTTATTGTTGCTTTGTCACTGGCTAATATTAGTAAAATTTTTCCTATTACTCCGGGTGGCATTGGTATTTATGAAACCGTTTTTGCTAGTAGTTTAAGTTTTTTTGGGATTCCTTTTGATCAAGCCTTAATGGTGGGAATTTTTGATCATAATTTGAAAAAATTATTTAATATTGTCATCGGCATTCCTTTTACTAGCACTACCAGTAAGAAATTTTTAAAACTATGA
- a CDS encoding acyltransferase, whose amino-acid sequence MKQIAKHSKSEAINILTSLLIFCVLFLHRGFYTMKFISVSNFGFNALAYFAVGGFIFLSGYKLTKSKLQNSFTAFWKNRFTRIYPLYLLAIISYVLIIYSTASWQEIVKHLLLIQIFIPHLLGQNFLTLYFVGLIFAYYLFFSLTKSLLKKPLLFLLAYGIAMTSIVGAAFLTRNSWQLIEPRLILYLTMFAGSMLFAYYEEFLPKAKPFIIALSFIIPILCLLLLKHHSLLEPAHFFAKPGFITLIIAPIFISFYYGFINLPFKKNRLTQAAAYISQASFAMFLFHRPIWELMKKIYPTYCFTQWLFILGLGIPLIIIVSAQIQNSYTKLLGKLQQ is encoded by the coding sequence ATGAAACAAATAGCTAAACACAGTAAAAGCGAAGCCATTAACATCCTGACAAGTCTATTGATTTTTTGTGTTTTATTTCTTCATCGCGGTTTTTACACCATGAAATTTATTAGTGTTTCAAATTTTGGTTTTAATGCTCTGGCTTACTTTGCAGTAGGTGGTTTTATTTTTCTTTCCGGCTATAAGCTCACTAAATCAAAGCTGCAGAACTCTTTTACTGCCTTTTGGAAAAACCGCTTTACCAGAATTTATCCTTTATATCTTTTAGCTATTATTAGTTATGTTTTAATCATTTATTCAACAGCTTCATGGCAAGAAATAGTCAAACACTTGCTGCTAATTCAAATTTTTATTCCTCATCTTCTGGGTCAAAATTTTCTGACACTCTATTTTGTGGGTCTTATTTTTGCTTATTATTTGTTTTTTAGCCTGACCAAATCGTTGCTTAAAAAACCACTGTTGTTTTTACTGGCCTATGGAATTGCTATGACAAGCATTGTGGGCGCAGCTTTTCTGACCCGTAATTCTTGGCAGCTTATTGAACCACGCCTTATCTTATATTTGACCATGTTTGCTGGCAGTATGCTTTTTGCTTATTATGAGGAATTTTTACCAAAAGCTAAACCGTTTATTATCGCTCTTAGCTTTATAATTCCCATACTGTGTTTGCTTTTACTCAAACACCATAGCTTACTGGAACCAGCTCATTTTTTTGCCAAACCTGGGTTTATTACTCTTATAATTGCTCCAATTTTTATAAGTTTTTATTATGGTTTTATCAATTTACCTTTCAAAAAAAATAGGCTAACTCAAGCAGCGGCTTACATTTCTCAAGCTTCATTTGCTATGTTTTTGTTTCACCGCCCTATTTGGGAACTCATGAAAAAAATCTACCCAACTTACTGTTTTACCCAATGGCTCTTTATTCTTGGCTTGGGAATCCCGCTTATCATCATAGTTTCGGCTCAAATCCAAAATAGTTACACCAAACTTCTTGGTAAATTGCAACAATAG